A stretch of the Simiduia curdlanivorans genome encodes the following:
- the moaE gene encoding molybdopterin synthase catalytic subunit MoaE has product MAIIVKVQTQDFDQAALYHELRQACPEIGAIVTFTGLVRDMNLGDGVTGLFLEHYPGMTEKSLTEIAEEATRRWDLNTVLLTHRVGQLNPSDQIVYVGISSAHRGDAFSACEFIMDYLKTRAPFWKRETTKEGERWVDARESDQEAAKRW; this is encoded by the coding sequence CACAGGATTTCGATCAGGCCGCACTTTACCACGAGCTGCGCCAAGCCTGCCCAGAGATTGGCGCCATCGTGACTTTCACCGGTCTGGTGCGCGACATGAATCTGGGCGATGGGGTCACGGGTTTATTTCTCGAGCATTACCCCGGCATGACGGAAAAATCCCTCACAGAGATTGCCGAGGAAGCAACGCGGCGCTGGGATTTAAATACAGTGTTATTAACCCACCGCGTGGGCCAACTCAACCCTTCCGATCAAATTGTTTACGTTGGCATTAGCTCAGCACACAGGGGCGACGCGTTTTCCGCCTGCGAGTTCATCATGGATTACCTAAAAACCCGCGCGCCTTTCTGGAAACGAGAAACAACCAAAGAAGGCGAGCGCTGGGTTGACGCGAGAGAATCAGATCAAGAGGCGGCTAAGCGCTGGTAA
- a CDS encoding tryptophan halogenase family protein, whose translation MQSPNHKPIKKVVIAGGGTAGWMTAAAMAKLMGKSLDITLVESDTIATIGVGEATIPTLVFFNRLLGIDEAEFLSATQGTYKLGIRFENWRDVGKDYLHAFGVTGKDCWACGFQHFWLRGQKLGIAEDFGAYCLERRAAESHKFSHLPNNGLNYAFHIDASRYATYLRGFSEKFGAKRVEGKIGQVLLHPDNGNIRALKLESGVEVEGDFFIDCTGMRALLIEKALHTGFESWSHWLPCDSAVAVQTKAIAPAIPFTRSIARESGWQWRIPLQHRVGNGFVYAGAYQSDESARAQLLGNIEGEQLADPLLIKYGTGRRRKQWHKNCLAVGLSSGFLEPLESTSIHLIQQNIVRFLRFFPQQGIHQTEVDEFNRQADFEMERIRDFIILHYKVTDRTDTEFWRHCRQMSVPDTLATKIDMFRETGHVFRESSELFVDSWQQVMLGQGLVPERYHPLVDTMSEAELTDFLSHIKNNVDNTVGGLKDHTVYLAELMSAK comes from the coding sequence ATGCAATCACCTAACCATAAACCCATTAAAAAAGTGGTGATAGCCGGTGGCGGTACCGCTGGATGGATGACAGCAGCAGCCATGGCGAAGCTGATGGGGAAAAGTCTAGATATCACCTTGGTGGAGTCAGACACGATAGCAACTATTGGCGTTGGCGAAGCTACCATTCCTACGCTGGTGTTCTTTAATCGTTTGTTGGGTATTGATGAGGCGGAGTTTTTATCCGCAACTCAGGGCACTTATAAGTTAGGTATTAGATTCGAAAACTGGCGCGACGTTGGCAAGGACTACCTGCATGCCTTTGGCGTTACCGGCAAAGATTGTTGGGCCTGTGGTTTTCAACATTTTTGGTTGCGTGGTCAAAAGCTGGGTATTGCCGAAGATTTTGGCGCTTATTGTCTGGAGCGCCGTGCGGCGGAAAGCCACAAGTTTTCTCACTTGCCGAATAACGGCTTGAATTACGCTTTTCACATCGATGCTAGCCGCTATGCAACCTATCTGAGGGGTTTTAGCGAAAAATTCGGTGCTAAGCGCGTTGAAGGTAAAATTGGACAAGTGCTTTTGCATCCCGATAACGGCAATATCCGAGCGCTCAAATTAGAGTCTGGGGTAGAGGTTGAAGGTGATTTTTTTATTGATTGCACCGGTATGCGAGCCCTGCTGATTGAAAAGGCCCTGCATACAGGCTTTGAATCTTGGTCCCATTGGCTGCCCTGCGATAGTGCTGTTGCCGTGCAAACCAAAGCCATTGCGCCGGCCATTCCCTTTACCCGTTCCATCGCGCGTGAAAGTGGTTGGCAATGGCGGATTCCACTTCAGCATCGCGTGGGGAATGGGTTTGTGTATGCTGGCGCTTATCAGTCCGATGAATCTGCGCGCGCACAGTTGTTAGGCAATATTGAGGGCGAGCAACTTGCCGACCCGCTATTGATCAAATACGGCACTGGGCGGCGACGCAAGCAGTGGCATAAAAACTGCCTAGCTGTTGGGTTGTCGAGTGGCTTTCTCGAGCCGTTAGAATCAACCAGTATTCACCTTATACAACAAAACATTGTACGTTTTCTCCGCTTTTTTCCACAGCAAGGTATACATCAAACGGAGGTTGATGAATTCAATCGGCAGGCCGATTTTGAAATGGAACGCATCCGCGATTTTATTATTTTGCATTACAAGGTTACCGATCGCACTGATACGGAATTTTGGCGTCACTGCCGGCAAATGTCAGTGCCTGATACGCTAGCCACCAAAATAGATATGTTTCGCGAAACCGGCCATGTATTTCGCGAGTCGAGTGAGTTGTTTGTCGACTCGTGGCAACAGGTAATGTTGGGTCAAGGTCTGGTACCGGAGCGATATCATCCCCTGGTGGATACGATGAGCGAAGCTGAGCTAACAGATTTTTTAAGCCATATCAAAAATAATGTCGATAATACGGTCGGTGGTTTAAAAGATCACACCGTGTACTTGGCTGAGTTGATGAGCGCAAAGTAA